A genomic segment from Salvia splendens isolate huo1 chromosome 13, SspV2, whole genome shotgun sequence encodes:
- the LOC121760512 gene encoding uncharacterized protein LOC121760512 codes for MPPRRIGRPRGRGRGRGIGVVPPPEHEEFEEQREITPPPPPPLVSDRRKEEIFLKQKPPIFDGMGDPTDAETWIRTIERIFNLFHFTDPERLICVPFQLKGSADYWWEARKKIMGAQELTNMTWEQFKEGFYEKYIPKSYRKNKEMEFYNLKQGRMSVIDYERIFTDMSRYAPDQVNTEEKMAEKFCGGLRHEIRMALASHGGLSYSESLQRALAIESAMPVEKPMPSVPPPRAQIQSPGDKRKWDGNQTQCEQKKPWYGQDRAQNFPRQLTFNSAGSRPSPIPCSNCNKIHNGICRAGTEACYKCGKIGHFAKNCPTKSYGRGTRPYPLGQHSQLRAVNVQPQRGQQQPPRCLQHHQLRLPTQARAYALRREQPEGEKGNLAGMAMLLDIPVILLFDTGASHSFISDSCVDTLRLTTEPAEYKIKVTSPVGGIIEITRTCSNIEVLLGEHRILVSNLKVLKMCDVDLILGMDWLAENHVTIQCKERKIFFQNTSEALTSFYGVTMNKRQSIISALQATTLIRKGCSAYIVYQNEEHKKKMEIGDVNVVREFPDVFPDVLPGLPPDRQLEFNIDLEPGSAPISKAPYRMAAKELGELKIQLQELMDLGFIRPSTSPWGAPVLFVKKKDGSLRMCIDYRELNKLTLKNKYPLPRIDDLFDQLKDARVFSKMDLRSGYHQLRIRPEDVPKTAFRTRYGHYEFLVMPFGLTNAPAVFMDLMNRVFHPYLDKFVLVFIDDILIYSKGVKEHDEHLRVALETLRTEKLYAKFSKCEFWLNEVNFLGHVVTAEGIRVDPAKVEAIQNWKPPTTPSEIRSFLGLAGYYRRFIEGFSKISRPMTQQLKKGIRFVWTSECEHSFQLLKEKLTTAPVLAVPESGTSYVIYTDASKNGLGCVLMQNEKVIAYASR; via the coding sequence ATGCCACCAAGGAGGATTGGGCGACCccgagggagagggagaggaagaggaaTTGGAGTAGTGCCACCACCCGAACATGAAGAATTTGAGGAACAACGTGAAATAACTCCACCACCCCCACCACCTCTAGTATCAGATCGAAGAAAAGAAGAGATTTTCCTGAAACAAAAACCACCAATATTTGATGGTATGGGTGATCCTACGGATGCAGAAACTTGGATACGCACAATTGAACGCATTTTCAACTTATTTCACTTCACAGATCCAGAGCGCTTAATTTGTGTGCCTTTCCAATTAAAAGGGTCGGCAGATTACTGGTGGGAGGCACGCAAAAAAATAATGGGGGCTCAAGAGTTAACTAATATGACCTGGGAGCAATTCAAGGAAGGATTCTATGAGAAATATATTCCCAAAAGTTACCGGAAGAATAAGGAAATGGAATTTTATAATCTGAAACAAGGGAGGATGTCAGTAATAGATTACGAGCGTATATTCACTGACATGTCCAGATATGCCCCGGATCAGGTTAACACAGAGGAAAAAATGGCTGAAAAATTTTGTGGTGGGTTAAGACATGAAATAAGAATGGCACTGGCAAGCCATGGTGGATTATCTTATTCTGAATCTCTTCAACGAGCGCTTGCCATTGAGTCAGCAATGCCAGTAGAGAAACCTATGCCTAGTGTACCACCGCCACGTGCTCAAATTCAAAGTCCAGGAGACAAAAGAAAGTGGGATGGTAATCAAACTCAGTGTGAACAAAAGAAACCATGGTATGGCCAAGATCGTGCGCAGAACTTTCCAAGACAGCTCACTTTCAATTCAGCGGGAAGCCGACCAAGTCCCATTCCATGCTCCAATTGTAACAAGATACATAATGGGATATGTAGAGCCGGGACTGAAGCTTGTTATAAGTGTGGTaaaattggtcattttgcaAAAAATTGTCCAACCAAGTCTTATGGAAGGGGTACAAGACCCTATCCACTAGGACAACACTCCCAGCTACGGGCGGTAAATGTACAACCTCAGAGAGGTCAGCAACAACCCCCACGATGTCTGCAACACCATCAACTGAGGCTTCCAACACAGGCCAGGGCCTACGCACTGAGGCGGGAGCAACCTGAGGGAGAAAAAGgaaatctggcaggtatggccATGCTACTTGACATACCtgtcattttattatttgataCTGGAGCTTCACATTCTTTTATATCGGACTCTTGTGTTGATACCTTGAGACTGACAACTGAACCAGCTGAATATAAAATCAAGGTAACCTCACCCGTCGGAGGAATTATAGAAATCActcgaacttgctcgaacatagaagtCTTATTGGGGGAACATAGGATCCTAGTTAGTAATTTGAAGGTCCTGAAAATGTGTGATGTTGACCTTAtactaggaatggattggttggctGAAAACCATGTCACCATCCAatgtaaagaaagaaaaattttcTTTCAAAACACAAGCGAAGCACTAACAAGTTTCTATGGGGTCACCATGAATAAACGACAATCCATAATCTCTGCCTTACAAGCAACAACATTAATAAGAAAAGGGTGTTCCGCTTACATCGTTTACCAGAACGAggaacataagaaaaaaatggaaatcgGGGATGTGAACGTCGTGCGTGAGTTTCCAGACGTGTTTCCTGATGTTCTACCTGGGTTACCACCTGATAGACAACTGGAATTTAACATTGATTTGGAACCTGGATCTGCCCCAatatcgaaagcaccataccggATGGCGGCAAAGGAATTGggagaactcaagatacagttACAGGAACTCATGGATCTAGGCTTTATCAGACCTAGCACTTCACCATGGGGAGCTCCTGTACTCTTTGTcaaaaagaaggatggatcgCTAAGAATGTGTATTGACTATCGGGAACTGAACAAGCTAACACTTAAGAATAAATACCCATTGCCGAGGATAGACGATTTGTTCGATCAGCTCAAGGATGCTAGGGTATTCTCCAAAATGGATTTAAGATCCGGCTATCACCAGTTAAGGATTCGACCAGAAGATGTACCCAAAACGGCTTTTCGCACccgatatggtcattatgaatttttagtaatgccttttggattgACTAATGCCCCTGCTGTATTTATGGATCTAATGAATCGCGTATTCCATCCCTATCTGGATAAGTTCGTCTTGGTCTTCATAGACGACATACTCATCTACTCGAAGGGTGTAAAGGAACATGATGAACACCTCAGAGTTGCATTAGAAACCTTGAGGACTGAAAAGCTCTATGCAAAATTTagcaaatgtgaattttggctaAATGAGGTGAACTTCCTTGGACATGTGGTAACTGCGGAAGGCATTCGAGTGGATCCGGCAAAAGTGGAGGCTATACAAAACTGGAAACCACCAACCACCCCTAGTGAAATTCGAAGCTTCCTTGGGTTGGCCGGCTACTACAGAAGGTTCATTGAAGGTTTCTCCAAGATTTctaggccaatgacgcaacaacttaAAAAGGGCATCAGGTTTGTGTGGACATCAGAATGCGAACATAGCTTCCAACTGCTGaaggaaaaattaacaacagCTCCGGTGTTAGCAGTCCCTGAATCAGGAACAAGCTATGTAATTTACACAGATGCCTCAAAGAATGGGTTGGgttgtgtgttgatgcaaaatgAGAAAGTAATTGCTTATGCGTCACGATAA
- the LOC121760513 gene encoding uncharacterized protein LOC121760513 produces MSSNFMIWNARGVGNAGTLSTLKHLIKTYRISVVAIIEPQVSPQPNVLNNRLGLVFRGNNTNEQIWILSQEEVQIEILDYSEQLLHVRGTSRQWPSQCYIAVSYGKCTRRGRYPLWSKLRELAGEMDGLPWLVGGDFNTLTSEIERQGRSNGRYREMLEYVETIEDCQLLDPERSAEKER; encoded by the coding sequence ATGTCGAGCAACTTCATGATTTGGAACGCCCGGGGGGTCGGGAATGCAGGCACACTGAGCACGCTTAAGCACCTAATCAAAACATACAGAATATCCGTTGTGGCAATTATCGAGCCTCAGGTCTCCCCTCAACCCAACGTTCTTAATAACAGGCTGGGGTTAGTCTTTAGGGGCAACAACACTAACGAGCAAATTTGGATCCTGTCTCAAGAAGAGGTGCAAATTGAAATTCTGGATTACTCGGAACAGCTGCTTCACGTCCGAGGTACATCCCGACAATGGCCATCACAATGCTATATAGCGGTATCATATGGAAAGTGCACACGTCGGGGAAGATATCCTCTATGGAGTAAACTACGAGAGTTGGCAGGGGAAATGGATGGCTTGCCCTGGCTGGTGGGGGGAGACTTCAACACCTTGACATCGGAAATAGAGAGACAAGGGAGATCAAATGGCAGATATAGGGAAATGCTAGAATATGTTGAAACAATCGAAGATTGCCAACTGTTGGACCCTGAAAGGAGCGCTGAAAAGGAGCGCTGA